Within Desulfurobacterium thermolithotrophum DSM 11699, the genomic segment CCAGATCCAGTTGAAAACATTGGAGCTCAGCTTGTAAAAGAAGTAGCTCAAAAGACAGCTGACAAAGCTGGTGACGGTACAACAACAGCTACAGTTCTTGCTCAAGCAATCTTTAATGACGGTCTTAAATTCATCACAGCTGGAGACAACGCTATTGAAGTTAAGAGAGGAATTGACGAAGCTGTTAAAGTTATCGTTGATGAACTTAAAAACATTTCCAAGCCAGTAGAAACAAAAGAACAAATTGCTCAAGTAGCTACAATTTCTGCTAACTACGATAGAGAAATTGGTGAACTTATCGCTGAAGCTATGGACAAAGTCGGTAAAGAAGGTGTTATTACAGTAGAAGAAGCTAAAGGTCTTGAGACCACACTTGAAGTTGTAGAAGGTATGCAGTTTGATAGAGGATACCTCTCTCCATACTTCGTAACAGACCCAGACAAAATGGAATGTGTTCTAGAAAATCCATACATCCTCATTTATGGCAAGAAAATTTCTAACATTAGAGAGCTTCTTCCAGTACTTGAAGCTGTAGCAAGAGAGGGAAGACCACTCCTTATCATTGCTGAAGATGTAGAGGGTGAAGCTCTTGCTACACTTGTAGTAAACAAACTTCGTGGAACACTTCAAGTATGTGCTGTTAAGGCTCCTGGCTTTGGTGAAAGAAGAAAAGCAATGCTCCAAGACATTGCTATCCTTACAGGTGGAACAGCAATCTTAGAAGACCTTGGAATCAAGCTTGAAAACGTTACAATTGATATGCTTGGTCAAGCTGATAAGGTTGTTGTTGACAAAGAGCACACAACAATCATCGGCGGTAAAGGAAAAGCAGAAGACATCGAAGGAAGAGTTAAGCAGATTAAAGCTGAGCTTGAAAAAGCTACATCTGAATACGACAAAGAAAAACTTCAAGAAAGACTCGCTAAGCTCGCTGGTGGCGTAGCTATCATCAAGGTTGGCGCTGCTACAGAAGCTGAGCTTAAAGAAAAGAAAGCTCGTGTTGAAGACGCACTTCACGCTACAAGAGCTGCAGTAGAAGAAGGTATCGTTCCAGGTGGTGGAACTGCTCTCATTGCAGCTGCTCAAAAACTTGAAGACCTAATTAAGAAGCTTGATGAAGCTGGTGAAGTAGATAAAAGACACGGTGTTGAAATTGTTAAAAAGGCTGTTGAAGCTCCACTAAGACAAATTGCTGCAAACGCTGGTTATGCTGGTGAAGTAATTGTCGAGAAAGTGAAAGAATTTATCAAGGAAAAAGGCCACGAGTGGGGCTTCAATGCAAGAAAAGGTGAATTTGAAAACCTTGTTGAAGCTGGTGTAATTGACCCAGCTAAAGTTGAAAGAGTTGCTCTTCAAAACGCTGCATCTGCAGCAGGTCTACTCCTTACAACTGAAGCTACAGTAACTGAAATTCCTGAAAAGGAAGAAAAGAACATGCCATCAATGCCTGAGTATTAATAGATAATCGAAGCTAAAAATGAAGGGGGCTTGAAAGCCCCCTTTTTTTATTTCTTTTTTTAAACGCTTGGCTCTACTCTATTTCTACCTTTCTTTTTAGCAAGATAAAGTTTTTCATCGGCTTCTTTTATTAGGTTATCCAAACTTTCTACCCCCCCCCTAACTTTTGTTCAGCAACTCCTATACTGATTGTGATTTTTCCAGCAAAGGGAAAAATAGTATTTTCTACCTTTTTTCTAAGCTTTTCTGCAACATTTATTGCTCCTTTAATGTCTGTTCCAGGAAGTACAATTAAAAACTCTTCTCCCCCATATCTACCAACTATATCTATTTTTCTAATAGTTTCCTTTAGAATTTTCCCAAGTTTTTTAAGAACTAAATCTCCAATTTGATGTCCATAAGTATCATTTACGCGTTTGAAATGATCTATATCTAGCATCAAAATAGATAAAGGCTGATTAAATCTTTTACTCTTTTCATATTCTTCTTTCAATTTATCAAGTAGTTTTCTTCTGTTGTATATTTCTGTTAAAGGATCTATTTCTATTAAGCTCTTTATACTTGATTGATAATTGTCTATAAATAACCTGTAAATAAAAACAATGATAGTAAAAGTGATGTATGAGAGAATAGCTTCTATATGAGTTAAAAGATGTTCTGTAGTTAAAGAATGTTTAATTAGTAAACTAGCGGTTATAGTTTTGCTATTATTTATTTGGTTTCCTGAGTTAATTAACTCAAGAAGAAAAACAATACCATTTATGATTAGAGGAATTAATGAAATTAATAAAGTTATTTTGAAATTATAGAAAATTCCAGCCAGAAGAGGAATCAAAGAAAACCAAAAAAGAACATAAACATATCCTGAACTTAGATAATACGTAAAAGTAAAAATAACCGAAAAAATTAAAATAATAGGAACTAAACTTCCTTTTCCTTTTTTCAAAAAAATTATAGCTATAAAAAGAAATAAGAAAAATAAAAAATCTATAAATAAAAATTCATGTAATCCAAAAAGAAAATTTTTAATAATTGCTATTAATTTTATAACAAAAGCTATTAATAAACCAATTCCTAAAAGACAATTATAGCTTTTATTAAACTCTTCCCCCGTAACGTCGTTTAAAAAGAAACACTCATTAATCCACTTCTTTATGTTTTTGTTCATTATTCATCCAAAATTAGTTCTATTTTAAATTTTAACAAAAATGAAAGCAGGGCTTTAAAGCCCTGCGCTAAAAGTTTAAGAATATACTTCTTTTAGGTCTTCATAAAGTGGATACTTACCACAGATTTCAAGAACTTCTTGTTTAACCTTTTCAATTACTGATTCGTCATTGATGTTGTTTAGAACCTCAGCTATAAGCTGAGCAATTCTTCTTGCTTCGTCTTCTTTAATTCCCCTTGTTGTTATTGCAGGAGTTCCGATTCTGATACCGCTTGTTACAAATGGGCTCCTTGTGTCAAATGGAATTGTGTTTTTGTTTACTGTAATGTTTGCCTTTCCAAGGGCAGCTTCAGCCTCTTTTCCAGTAATTCCCTTATCTGTAAGGTCAACAAGCATAAGGTGAGTATCAGTTCCACCTGACACAAGTCTAAAACCTTGTCTTTGGAGTTCTTCGGCCATTGCTTTAGCATTCTTTACAACTTGCTCTTGATATTTTTTAAAGTCTTCAGTTTGAGCTTCCTTAAACGCAACAGCTTTTGCTGCAATTACGTGCATGAGAGGTCCACCTTGAAGTCCCGGGAATATAGCTTTATCAATTTCCTTTGCAAATTCAGCCTTACACATTGTTACACCACCACGAGGACCTCTCAAAGTCTTGTGAGTCGTTGTTGTAACAAAGTGACAAGCTTCTATTGGAGATGGATGAAGTCCAGTAACAACAAGTCCAGCAATGTGAGCAATATCAGCTAAAAGGAGAGCTCCAACTTCATCTGCAATTTCTCTGAACTTATTAAAATCAATTACTCTCGGATAAGCAGAAGCACCACAAATAATAAGCTTTGACTTGTGTTCCTTAGCTAAGCTGTAAACTTGATCAAAGTCTATAGTTTCAGTATCTTTTCTAACTCCATATTGAACAACATTAAAGTACTTTCCTGTCATGTTGACAGGAGAACCGTGGGAAAGGTGTCCACCATGGGAAAGATTCATTGAGAGGATTGTATCTCCAGGTTTTAGTACAGCAAGATAAACAGCTTGATTTGCCTGAGAACCTGAGTGTGGCTGAACGTTCACGTGCTCAGCTCCAAAGAGCTCCTTACACCTTTCAATTGCAAGTTTTTCAACAATATCAACACACTCACATCCACCATAGTACCTTTTTCCAGGATAACCTTCTGCATACTTGTTAGTAAGAACAGAACCTTGAGCTTCCATTACTGCTTCACTTGTAAAGTTTTCAGAAGCAATAAGCTCAAGGTGCTCATTCTGTCTTTTGTACTCACACTTTAGTGCCTCAAAAACTTCTGCGTCAACTTTCCTAAGATGCTTCATTTTATTACCTCCATTAATTGATTTCAAACTCATTTCTTTGCAGCGAAATGATACATTTTAAGATGTAGGAGTGTCCAATCCAGTTACTTCTTTAAGCTTTTTAACTTCTTCTGGTGTTAGCTCTCTATACATTCCTTTTGGTAAATTGCCAAGTTTAAGAGGTCCAATAGCTATTCTCTTTAACTTTAAGACTCCATGATCAAATCTATCAAAAAATCTTCTAACAACTCTGTTTTTCCCAATATCAAAACTTATCTGAACGTAAGTATTTCTACCAGTTCTACTTGGCTTTAAAAGTTTAATGTCTATAGGTTTTGCAAAGAAAGGTTTCCCTTTATCATCTACCAGTTTTGCTCCTTTTTTCATTCTCTCAATTTCAGCTGGAGTTACTCTTCCCTTTACTTTTGCTATGTAAGTCTTGGGAATATGGTATCTTGGATGAGCAAGTCTTTCTGCGAGCTCTCCGTCGTTTGTCATGAGAAGAAGTCCTTCTGTGTTGTAGTCAAGTCTCCCAACTGGAAAGAGCCTTACAGGATACTTTCTGAAATAATCTGCAACTATAGGTCTTTTATCTCCCGGTTCTCTTTCCATTGCTGTTAAAACACCTTGAGGTTTGTTAAAAGCAAGATAAATAAATCTTTTGGGTAGTCTAACTCTTTCTCCATCAACTCTTACTTCATCTTTCTTAGGATCAACTTCAACTGCAGGATTTTCAACTACTTCACCATTTACTGTAACTCTTCCTTGTTTTATCAGCTCTTCAACTTTTCTCCTTGCTCCAAGCCCTGCATATGCAAGAAATTTATTTAAACGCATCTTTACCTCCTTGCAAACAGTTTTTGATTACATTACATTTCCTTATAAATCATTAGTCTTTATACCACTTGTCACTTCTATATCTCGAATATAAATTCATCCTAGAACATCAAAAAGGAGTCCTACCTTGCTCCTTACCCTATCTATCTCTACTACCAAAAAAAGCATCTACAATAAACTGAAAAGAGCTTCAAAAACCTTCCAGCAGTTTAAAAACCTCCTTTATCTGTGTGCATTAGAATATCACAAAAACACAAAAGACATAAAAACCTTCCTCTCCAAAACATTCCTTGAAAAGTTTGTAAAGGGTAGAGAAACCCTCCCTTTTGAGAATGAAAAAATTAAAGAATGGAAAAAGAATTGGTAATCCTGTGGACTGAAAGAATAGGTTCAGACACGGTAAAAGCTATCGTTGGAATGGTAGTAAAAGAGTTTAAAAGCATCTTAGAGAAGTGGAAAATAGGAGAAAAAGCATCACTCCCAAAACCAAGAAAGCTAAATACTCTTTACTCCTTCACTCTTGAAACAAATCCTAATATGATAGTTGACAAGAGAAAACTTCAAGGAAAAAGAAAATCCAACCATATAGTGGTTAGAATAGGAAAAGATTATGGAGCAGTTAAGTTTAAAATTCCAGAAAATTTAAAAGTAGAACACGTCAAGATAAACTGGACAGCATTAAGAAAAGTAACTTACCTAATAAGCTATGAAGTTTCTGAAAGTGAAGTTAATCTAAACAAAGAGTTTTTCCTCTCAATTGACTTGGGAGTCAAGAATTTGATTTCTGCAGTTTCCAACAAAGAGGATTTACCGTCGTTTATCATCAATGGCAATCCCTTAAAAGCATTCAACCAATGGGTAAACAAGCTATCAGCAAAACTCCAAAGTGAAGGAAAAGAATTAGAACACAAGAAGCTTTGGAATTACAGGAAAAAGAGAATTAATCAACTGTTTGGAACTGTATCCAATTTCATAGTTGCTTTATGTTTAAAAGAAGGAATAGGGAAAGTAGTCATTTCCGATAGCTTAACAGAGGAGTATCAAAAGGAGGGAACAAAAGGAAAAAGGTTTAACCAAACTTTCAGACACATACCACTTGGAAAACTCATTCAAAAACTTGAATACAAGTGCAGATTAGCAGGGATAGAGTTTCTCAAAGAACCCGAAACCTATACTTCCCAAATTTCAGCAGTAACAGGGAACATAGAGGAAATTTCTGGAAAGAGTAAGGAAGAACTTACGGAAGAAGATATCAATAAACTACAATTTACAGGAAAAAGAGTCAGAAGAGGTCTTTTCAAAGACCTGAAGATCAGCAAAGTTTTCAATGCAGACCTTAATGGAGCTTTAAACGTTGCGATTAAGAAGTTAGGAAAAAGTGTCAGAGAAAAATTTCTCAAACTTCCCAACTAGTTAGACAAGTTGTGTAGAGCTGTTAAGTTAACTCTTCTTTCTCACTTAAAGTATTCTGCGAGTCCTCTCTTTCAGAGAATAGCAGATAGTAGTTCCTACCTTGCAAGAGGTAGCGAAGTATTAATGAAAGCTATCATTTTTCAGATGTCGGTTCCAATTTAAATTATAGTTTTAACTACAAATTGTTGAGGATAAATCGTCAACTACTCCTCCCTGACAGAAGGAGCTTGTAGCTGATGCTAACAGGTAGCACCGCTACATTGGGACGGTTGGCAGCGCCCCACTGGGAGGGATATACCACTCCCAGTCCCGACTTCTCCTCTTTGGAGAGAAGCCAGATAGTTTTTAACTATGTTCCTGCTGGCGTTAAGGTCAGCGTTAAGGGAGTAACTACAATGTTTGCAGACAAAGTGAGACTGGTCAATTCGGTTAGAACGAGAAATGTGTCCGCATCTGCTACACTTTTGAGAGGTGTAGCGTGCATCTACATAAACCACTCTTATTCCCTTAGCTTGAGCTTTATACTCTATAAACTGCTGGAGCTGTGCAAAGTTCCAGCTGTGTATCCAGCGTCTATTTTGCTTGTTAACCTTAATCCTTTTCCTGATTCCTTTGAGCTTCTCAAGGACAATTACTCCACCAGCAGGAACAAGGCTAACTATCTCCTTTGCTATCCTATGGTTAATAGCAGTCCGAAACCGTTTCTCCTTCTGGGAAAGTGTCTTGAGGTGCCTCTTTGCAGAAGGAGTGCCTTTGGACTGCAATCTCTTGCGAAGTGCAAAATATCTTTCGGAAACTGCCCTTATGTGTCCCCCATCAAAGAACTTGTTAATTTTTCCGTCAGGAGTAGAAACTACCGCAAGGTTACGGAGACCAAGGTCAACTCCGACAAAGTAGTTAACAGGTTCTACATCGGGGAATTCCTTTTCACAGGTAATGTTGAGAAAGAACTTTTTAAGTCTCTTGTCATACTTGAGATTCGCAGAAGTAACTCTCCAGTCAAGGTATTGCTTGAAGTAATCAGGAACTTTTACCTTAAACTTCTGTCTTCCTTTAACGGTAGCGAGGGAGACTTCTTCTCTTTCCAGCCAAACAGTATAGGAACGCCTATCATAACGGATAGCAGGATTGTTGCTCTGAGGACATTTGCTTTTGAGTCCTTTCTTCTTTCTCTTGATTGCAGATTTGAGGCTTTCAGTAGCTACAACCCTTGCAGAAATAACGAGTTGAGAAGGGAGAGAGGTTTTTTCTCTTACCGTGTAATAGGTAAGTTTGTGGAGCTCAATCCCGTTCCAAGTTTTTGCACTCCAACCAACTTTACAAGTATAGTTGTAGGCAAACTTATACTGCTCAATGGTTTCAAGGAGTGTTTGTTTCTGTTCTTCAGTAGGTTTAAGAACAAGTTTAAGAGTGCGTTGCAGTTTCATATTCATATATTACTTCAATACCTGCAAACTTTCAAGTGCGGTCTCTTCCTCTCCCTGACGGAAGGGGTCTCCAACCGCAAGGAGGAAAAAAGATGAACATGAATAATTCTGTGTTACCAAAAATAGACTATTCTGTTTTAAAAGCTACAGCTACAGAAAGTGATATTATTGAAGCTGCTAAAGATACTGAAAAATTTAACTTTGCTACGCTCTGTGTATTTCCAAAACATATAGAAATAGCTAGGAAGATACTTCCAGAAAAGAAAGTCTCTACAGTTATTGGTTTTCCTCTTTCTCCTATTCCATTAAGTTTAAAGCTTAAGGAAATTGAATTTTCTTTAGAAAAAGGAGCAGGAGAGTTTGACATAGTAGTTAACCTGAGTGCTATTAAGGAAAAAAACTGGACTGAAGTTGAAAAAGAGTTAAAAGAAATTCGTAAACTGACAGACAAAAAGGTAATTAAGCTTATATTTGAATGCTGCTATTTAACAGAAGAGGAAAAAAGAGTCCTTTGTAAATTAGCTATCGAAAACGGCTGGGATTACTTAAAAACATCTACAGGTTATGGAAAGTACGGTGCTAAAGGTGAGGATGTAAAACTTCTTGTTAGCTGTTCACAAGGTAGAGCAAAAGTAAAGGCTTCTGGAGGTATTCGAAATCTTGAATCTACACTTAAATTTATAGAACTTGGAGCAGACAGAATAGGTACTAGTGCTGGTAAAGAGATTGCTTATGAAGTGTTGCATTGTAGGTAAATTTGAATCTTTCCACAAAGGACATCAGTCTCTTATAAAAGAGGCAAAAGAAAAGTGTAACGAAGTCTTTATTATCTCAATAAAAAAGTGGAAAGATGGAATTTTTTCTGATAAAGAAAGAGAGCTCCTTGCTGAAAAATTCAAAGTAAAACTAATAACTTTCAACTTTGAAGAAATAAAAGATTTAACCCCAGAAGAGTTCTTTTTGAAATTAAAAGAAGCTGGATGCCAAAAGCTTTTTGCTGGAGAAGATTGGAAATTTGGTAAAGGAAGAGCTGGAAATATATTTACTGCACAAGAGCTTGGAAAAAAACTTGAAATAGAGGTAAAAGTCCTTCCAATCAAGAAGTTCAATGGAAAAAAAATAGGTACCAGCGAAATTCGGAAACTATTACAGGAAGGAAAGATATCTGAAGCTAACAAACTTTTGGGATTTAACTATTTTTGCTTAGGAAAGGTTAAGGAAGGAAACAAACTTGGTAGAAAAATAGGATTTCCAACTTTAAATATAGAACCTGAAAAAGAGTTATTAATGCCAAATGGTGTTTATGAAGTTAGAGTCATTGTAGATAGCAAACACTTTAAAGGAATAGCAAATCTTGGGAAAAGGCCAACAGTTAGTTCTGCAGGAAAGAAAGTCTTAGAAGTTCATGTACCTGATATTTTACTTCCAGAGCTCTATGGAAAGGAGTTAAAGATTGAGTTCTTAAAGTTTTTAAGGTCTGAAAAAAAGTTTTCTTCTATTGAAGAACTAAAAACACAGATTAAATTAGATGTAGAAAACCTAAAACGTCTTTGGAGGAGTTAGATTGGAAGAACAAAAAGAAAAGTTTAAGTCAGGTTATGTTGCTATTTTAGGAAGGCCAAATGTAGGTAAATCAACTTTACTTAATAGTTTTCTTGGAACAAAAGTTGCTATTGTTACAGATAAACCACAAACTACCAGACATAGAATTATTGGCGTTAAACATCTTAAAGATGCGCAAATTGTTTTTCTTGATACTCCTGGAATTCATAAGGAAAAGTTTGAGCTTAACCGTTATATGAACGAAATAGCTTTCGGTGTAATTCCGGATGCTGACATAATTTTATTCTTAATTGATGCAAGATCTGGTTTTACAGAAGTTGATAAAAAAATTCTTCAAAAGATAGGAGAAGAGAAAAGAAAAGATACAAAAGTAATTGTAGTTATTAACAAAATAGACGGAGTTCCAAAGGAAGAACTCCTTCCTTTAATAGACGAAATTCATAAAGAATTTCCTTTTGTTAGTGATATAGTTCCCCTTTCTGCTACAAGAGGAACAAACCTTGATAGATTATTAGATCTTTTGGTTAAGTATCTTCCGGAAGGTCCTAAGTACTATGAAGACCATATGTTGACTGATATGCCCTTAGAGCAGTATGTAGCAGAAATAATTAGAGAAAAAATAATGCTCCTTACAAGAGAAGAAGTTCCTCACGCAGTTACAGTTCAAGTTTTAAACATTCAACCGGGAGACAAAGATCCTAACATGTTGGTTATAGATGCTGATATAGTTGTAGAAAAGGATTCTCAGAAAGCCATTGTAATTGGTAAAGGAGGACAGAGACTTAAACGAATTGGCAAGTTAGCAAGAGAAGAGCTTGAGCAACTTCTTGGAAAAAGAGTTTATCTTCGTCTCTGGGTAAAAGTTAAAGAAGGATGGAGAGATAGATTAGACCAACTTAGAGGTCTTGGTTATTCTTATTAAAGGAGTAAAAGTTATGAATTCCCTATTGAAAGCATTTTTTGTCTACGCTTACTCATTTGTAGCTATCTTTATGCTTAATAGTTTAATTATTGCTTTACTTTTAAAAGTAGGAGTTAGCCTTACTTTTGGAAGAGTATTTAGCTTTATTATAACTCCTCTTGTTCTTTTCTTTACTTATAAGATATCAGTAAAGAAGTTTATTGACTTTCCTATAGACGAAGAAAAAATTTCTAAAGCATGGCTTTTTCAGTTTATTCCGTTTTTCCTAGTTTCTTTAGTGCTTTTTAGGATTTTATCGACTCTTATTCCTAAGCCGTCCTTGATGGTTTTTGTTTTTCTGAATTTAGAGCTCTTTGTTATCTACATTACTTTTAAATTCTCTGTAGAAAAAATCTTAAAAACTAAAGGTAAAGAGAGAAGATGAGACTGGATAAACTTCTTGCAGATTCAGGATTTGGAACCCGTTCTCAAGTTAAGAGATTGATAAAAAAGGGCTTTGTCACAGTAAATGGAGAAACTATAAAAGATCCTTCTTTCAATGTAGATCCTCAAAAAGATGAAGTTTTAGTTGATGGTGAACTTGTTGAATATGAAAAGGATTACTATCTAATACTTCATAAAC encodes:
- the glyA gene encoding serine hydroxymethyltransferase, with the translated sequence MKHLRKVDAEVFEALKCEYKRQNEHLELIASENFTSEAVMEAQGSVLTNKYAEGYPGKRYYGGCECVDIVEKLAIERCKELFGAEHVNVQPHSGSQANQAVYLAVLKPGDTILSMNLSHGGHLSHGSPVNMTGKYFNVVQYGVRKDTETIDFDQVYSLAKEHKSKLIICGASAYPRVIDFNKFREIADEVGALLLADIAHIAGLVVTGLHPSPIEACHFVTTTTHKTLRGPRGGVTMCKAEFAKEIDKAIFPGLQGGPLMHVIAAKAVAFKEAQTEDFKKYQEQVVKNAKAMAEELQRQGFRLVSGGTDTHLMLVDLTDKGITGKEAEAALGKANITVNKNTIPFDTRSPFVTSGIRIGTPAITTRGIKEDEARRIAQLIAEVLNNINDESVIEKVKQEVLEICGKYPLYEDLKEVYS
- the ribF gene encoding riboflavin biosynthesis protein RibF — protein: MKCCIVGKFESFHKGHQSLIKEAKEKCNEVFIISIKKWKDGIFSDKERELLAEKFKVKLITFNFEEIKDLTPEEFFLKLKEAGCQKLFAGEDWKFGKGRAGNIFTAQELGKKLEIEVKVLPIKKFNGKKIGTSEIRKLLQEGKISEANKLLGFNYFCLGKVKEGNKLGRKIGFPTLNIEPEKELLMPNGVYEVRVIVDSKHFKGIANLGKRPTVSSAGKKVLEVHVPDILLPELYGKELKIEFLKFLRSEKKFSSIEELKTQIKLDVENLKRLWRS
- a CDS encoding GGDEF domain-containing protein, with amino-acid sequence MNKNIKKWINECFFLNDVTGEEFNKSYNCLLGIGLLIAFVIKLIAIIKNFLFGLHEFLFIDFLFFLFLFIAIIFLKKGKGSLVPIILIFSVIFTFTYYLSSGYVYVLFWFSLIPLLAGIFYNFKITLLISLIPLIINGIVFLLELINSGNQINNSKTITASLLIKHSLTTEHLLTHIEAILSYITFTIIVFIYRLFIDNYQSSIKSLIEIDPLTEIYNRRKLLDKLKEEYEKSKRFNQPLSILMLDIDHFKRVNDTYGHQIGDLVLKKLGKILKETIRKIDIVGRYGGEEFLIVLPGTDIKGAINVAEKLRKKVENTIFPFAGKITISIGVAEQKLGGG
- a CDS encoding transposase; translated protein: MEKELVILWTERIGSDTVKAIVGMVVKEFKSILEKWKIGEKASLPKPRKLNTLYSFTLETNPNMIVDKRKLQGKRKSNHIVVRIGKDYGAVKFKIPENLKVEHVKINWTALRKVTYLISYEVSESEVNLNKEFFLSIDLGVKNLISAVSNKEDLPSFIINGNPLKAFNQWVNKLSAKLQSEGKELEHKKLWNYRKKRINQLFGTVSNFIVALCLKEGIGKVVISDSLTEEYQKEGTKGKRFNQTFRHIPLGKLIQKLEYKCRLAGIEFLKEPETYTSQISAVTGNIEEISGKSKEELTEEDINKLQFTGKRVRRGLFKDLKISKVFNADLNGALNVAIKKLGKSVREKFLKLPN
- the deoC gene encoding deoxyribose-phosphate aldolase codes for the protein MNMNNSVLPKIDYSVLKATATESDIIEAAKDTEKFNFATLCVFPKHIEIARKILPEKKVSTVIGFPLSPIPLSLKLKEIEFSLEKGAGEFDIVVNLSAIKEKNWTEVEKELKEIRKLTDKKVIKLIFECCYLTEEEKRVLCKLAIENGWDYLKTSTGYGKYGAKGEDVKLLVSCSQGRAKVKASGGIRNLESTLKFIELGADRIGTSAGKEIAYEVLHCR
- a CDS encoding RNA-guided endonuclease InsQ/TnpB family protein codes for the protein MKLQRTLKLVLKPTEEQKQTLLETIEQYKFAYNYTCKVGWSAKTWNGIELHKLTYYTVREKTSLPSQLVISARVVATESLKSAIKRKKKGLKSKCPQSNNPAIRYDRRSYTVWLEREEVSLATVKGRQKFKVKVPDYFKQYLDWRVTSANLKYDKRLKKFFLNITCEKEFPDVEPVNYFVGVDLGLRNLAVVSTPDGKINKFFDGGHIRAVSERYFALRKRLQSKGTPSAKRHLKTLSQKEKRFRTAINHRIAKEIVSLVPAGGVIVLEKLKGIRKRIKVNKQNRRWIHSWNFAQLQQFIEYKAQAKGIRVVYVDARYTSQKCSRCGHISRSNRIDQSHFVCKHCSYSLNADLNASRNIVKNYLASLQRGEVGTGSGISLPVGRCQPSQCSGATC
- the groL gene encoding chaperonin GroEL (60 kDa chaperone family; promotes refolding of misfolded polypeptides especially under stressful conditions; forms two stacked rings of heptamers to form a barrel-shaped 14mer; ends can be capped by GroES; misfolded proteins enter the barrel where they are refolded when GroES binds); protein product: MAGKEIIFADEARQKIKAGVDKLANAVKATMGPGGRNVVLERKFGSPVVTKDGVTVAKEIELPDPVENIGAQLVKEVAQKTADKAGDGTTTATVLAQAIFNDGLKFITAGDNAIEVKRGIDEAVKVIVDELKNISKPVETKEQIAQVATISANYDREIGELIAEAMDKVGKEGVITVEEAKGLETTLEVVEGMQFDRGYLSPYFVTDPDKMECVLENPYILIYGKKISNIRELLPVLEAVAREGRPLLIIAEDVEGEALATLVVNKLRGTLQVCAVKAPGFGERRKAMLQDIAILTGGTAILEDLGIKLENVTIDMLGQADKVVVDKEHTTIIGGKGKAEDIEGRVKQIKAELEKATSEYDKEKLQERLAKLAGGVAIIKVGAATEAELKEKKARVEDALHATRAAVEEGIVPGGGTALIAAAQKLEDLIKKLDEAGEVDKRHGVEIVKKAVEAPLRQIAANAGYAGEVIVEKVKEFIKEKGHEWGFNARKGEFENLVEAGVIDPAKVERVALQNAASAAGLLLTTEATVTEIPEKEEKNMPSMPEY
- a CDS encoding pseudouridine synthase; amino-acid sequence: MRLNKFLAYAGLGARRKVEELIKQGRVTVNGEVVENPAVEVDPKKDEVRVDGERVRLPKRFIYLAFNKPQGVLTAMEREPGDKRPIVADYFRKYPVRLFPVGRLDYNTEGLLLMTNDGELAERLAHPRYHIPKTYIAKVKGRVTPAEIERMKKGAKLVDDKGKPFFAKPIDIKLLKPSRTGRNTYVQISFDIGKNRVVRRFFDRFDHGVLKLKRIAIGPLKLGNLPKGMYRELTPEEVKKLKEVTGLDTPTS
- the era gene encoding GTPase Era, with amino-acid sequence MEEQKEKFKSGYVAILGRPNVGKSTLLNSFLGTKVAIVTDKPQTTRHRIIGVKHLKDAQIVFLDTPGIHKEKFELNRYMNEIAFGVIPDADIILFLIDARSGFTEVDKKILQKIGEEKRKDTKVIVVINKIDGVPKEELLPLIDEIHKEFPFVSDIVPLSATRGTNLDRLLDLLVKYLPEGPKYYEDHMLTDMPLEQYVAEIIREKIMLLTREEVPHAVTVQVLNIQPGDKDPNMLVIDADIVVEKDSQKAIVIGKGGQRLKRIGKLAREELEQLLGKRVYLRLWVKVKEGWRDRLDQLRGLGYSY